In Streptomyces chartreusis, the following proteins share a genomic window:
- a CDS encoding DUF5682 family protein produces the protein MDAVTGGAGDERTESGSSVGLDGLAASRSVAKPSGPLLLGVRHHGPGSARAVRAALDAARPLTVLIEGPPEADELIPLAADEAMRPPVALLAHAVDEPGRSAFWPLAEFSPEWVAIRWAVEHQVPARFIDLPATHTLAWGKEDETALDAGEGGEPATDADEPADSQAEDTDPRAAVRVDPLAVLADVAGYDDPERWWEDVVEHRGAGDGDVFAPFLGLEEAMGALREAYGSGGHDRDLVREACMRLQMRAAQREFGDDVAVVCGAWHVPALRQKSSVGADKALLKGLPKVKADMTWVPWTNRRLARVSGYGAGIDSPGWYGHLFSAPDRPVERWMTKVAGLLREEDRIVSSAHVIEAVRLAETLAAMRGRPLPGLSETTDAVRAVMCEGSDVPLALVQDRLVVGDVLGEVPRSAPAVPLQRDLDRIQRRLRLKPEALERELELDLRKENDAERSRLLHRLRLLRVEWGEPVASRGSTGTFRETWRLRWEPELSVRVAEAGVWGTTVLAAATAKAEADAVSAPGLADVTALAERCLLAELPDALPTVMRILADRAALDTDVGHLAQALPALVRSLRYGDVRGTDTGALAEVAAGLAERVFVGLPPACAALDADAAEEMRRHVDAVHGAVGLLGDVVGSGRDAGVGGGGSGAGQGEGTPAERRGSDGSASPPHGDLRKRWHAVLRVLVVRDTVPGVIRGRAVRLLLDDGELGQDEAARAMGLALSPGTPPGDAAAWIEGFVGGGSGGGMLLVHDERLLGLVDAWLTGVSAEAFTDVLPLLRRTFSAYEPGVRRTLGELVRRGPGERGGAGVGGAGIPGFADEFDVGRADAVVPVVRLLLGLDRMGMGEGADGGFVGNDLVGATG, from the coding sequence ATGGACGCGGTCACCGGCGGGGCGGGCGATGAGCGCACCGAGTCGGGCAGCTCGGTCGGCCTGGACGGCTTGGCGGCATCGCGTTCTGTGGCGAAGCCGTCGGGGCCGTTGCTGCTCGGGGTACGGCATCACGGGCCCGGGTCGGCGCGTGCGGTGCGGGCGGCGCTGGACGCTGCGCGGCCGCTGACGGTGCTGATCGAAGGCCCGCCGGAGGCCGACGAGCTGATCCCGCTCGCCGCCGACGAGGCGATGCGGCCCCCGGTCGCGCTCCTCGCCCATGCCGTGGACGAGCCCGGGCGTTCGGCCTTCTGGCCGCTGGCCGAGTTCTCCCCGGAGTGGGTCGCGATCCGCTGGGCCGTGGAGCACCAGGTGCCGGCCCGGTTCATCGACCTGCCCGCCACGCACACGCTGGCGTGGGGGAAGGAGGACGAGACCGCGCTGGATGCGGGTGAGGGGGGTGAGCCGGCCACCGACGCCGACGAACCCGCCGACTCTCAGGCTGAAGACACCGATCCTCGTGCCGCCGTCCGTGTGGACCCCCTCGCCGTGCTCGCCGATGTCGCCGGTTACGACGATCCCGAGCGGTGGTGGGAGGACGTCGTCGAGCACCGGGGAGCGGGGGACGGGGATGTGTTCGCACCGTTCCTCGGGCTCGAAGAGGCCATGGGGGCGTTGCGGGAGGCTTACGGGAGCGGGGGACATGACCGGGACCTCGTGCGCGAGGCCTGCATGCGGCTCCAGATGCGGGCGGCGCAGCGGGAGTTCGGCGACGACGTCGCCGTCGTGTGCGGGGCGTGGCATGTGCCGGCATTGCGGCAGAAGAGCTCCGTCGGCGCCGACAAGGCGCTGCTGAAGGGGCTGCCCAAGGTCAAGGCCGACATGACCTGGGTGCCGTGGACGAACCGGCGGCTGGCCCGGGTCAGCGGCTACGGGGCGGGGATCGACTCGCCGGGGTGGTACGGGCACCTGTTCAGCGCGCCGGACCGGCCCGTCGAGCGGTGGATGACCAAGGTGGCCGGGCTGCTGCGGGAAGAGGACCGGATCGTGTCCTCGGCGCACGTCATCGAGGCGGTGCGGCTGGCGGAGACGCTGGCGGCGATGCGCGGGCGGCCGTTGCCGGGGCTGAGCGAGACGACCGACGCGGTGCGGGCGGTCATGTGCGAGGGCTCGGACGTGCCGTTGGCGCTGGTGCAGGACCGGCTGGTCGTGGGGGACGTGCTGGGGGAGGTGCCGCGGTCGGCGCCGGCGGTGCCGTTGCAGCGGGACCTCGACCGGATCCAGCGCCGGCTGCGGCTCAAGCCGGAGGCGCTGGAGCGGGAGTTGGAGCTCGACCTGCGCAAGGAGAACGACGCCGAGCGCAGCAGGCTGCTGCACCGGCTGCGGCTGCTGCGGGTGGAGTGGGGCGAGCCGGTCGCCTCGCGGGGCAGCACGGGGACGTTCCGGGAGACGTGGCGGTTGCGGTGGGAGCCGGAGCTGTCGGTGCGGGTCGCGGAGGCGGGGGTGTGGGGGACGACCGTGCTCGCGGCGGCGACTGCCAAGGCCGAGGCGGATGCCGTCTCCGCGCCGGGCCTCGCCGATGTCACCGCCCTCGCCGAGCGCTGCCTCCTGGCCGAACTGCCGGACGCGCTGCCCACGGTGATGCGGATCCTCGCAGACCGGGCCGCCCTCGACACCGACGTCGGCCACCTCGCCCAGGCCTTGCCCGCGCTGGTCCGCTCCCTGCGGTACGGCGATGTGCGCGGCACGGACACGGGGGCGCTCGCGGAGGTCGCCGCGGGACTCGCCGAGCGCGTCTTCGTCGGCCTGCCCCCGGCCTGCGCCGCGCTGGACGCGGACGCGGCCGAGGAGATGCGGCGCCATGTCGACGCGGTGCACGGGGCGGTCGGGTTGCTGGGCGACGTGGTGGGCTCGGGGCGGGACGCGGGGGTGGGTGGAGGCGGGTCCGGCGCCGGTCAGGGCGAGGGGACGCCGGCGGAGCGCCGTGGTTCGGACGGCTCGGCCTCCCCGCCGCACGGTGATCTGCGCAAGCGCTGGCATGCCGTGCTGCGGGTGTTGGTCGTGCGGGACACCGTGCCCGGGGTCATCAGGGGGCGCGCGGTGCGGTTGCTGCTGGATGACGGGGAGTTGGGGCAGGACGAGGCGGCTCGGGCGATGGGGCTCGCGTTGTCGCCGGGGACGCCGCCGGGGGACGCGGCCGCGTGGATCGAAGGGTTCGTCGGGGGTGGCTCGGGCGGCGGGATGCTGCTCGTGCACGACGAGCGGCTGCTCGGGCTGGTCGACGCATGGCTGACGGGAGTGTCGGCGGAGGCGTTCACCGATGTGCTGCCGCTGCTGCGGCGGACCTTCTCGGCGTACGAGCCGGGGGTGCGGCGGACCCTCGGGGAACTGGTCCGGCGTGGGCCGGGGGAACGGGGCGGCGCGGGGGTCGGCGGGGCCGGGATACCCGGGTTCGCGGACGAGTTCGACGTCGGTCGGGCGGACGCCGTGGTGCCGGTCGTGCGGCTGCTGCTGGGGCTGGACCGGATGGGGATGGGCGAGGGCGCCGACGGCGGCTTCGTGGGCAACGACCTTGTGGGGGCGACGGGATGA
- a CDS encoding DUF6350 family protein, with product MASVIEMTARRTPLLTRMRRHSPGLGASLFSGAVAAGLGLGVFAVMVIALWISSPYPDSGPGGALRIASVLWLLAHGAELVRTDTLSGVPAPVGVTPLLLLALPVWLVHRAARDAAADGGEGVPLVSIRTAWAGVVLGYLGVGLAAAVYSAGGELQPSWLWTVLRVPLVTMAAAGVGVWTACERRPEVVDGLLLVLPERVRRLVPGAEGRARVGTAARAAGAGVAALAAGGALLVGGALVWHGGAVRGSFLELTQGLSGRFAVLLLCAALVPNAAVWAAAYALGPGFVLGSGHVVGPLSSTPAPLLPPFPLLEAVPETAVAGPLRWGVAVVPIAAGLVVGWFAAGWGDGFRERSADPDTSATLRIRAGHGSATGRARAGQGAVEGRSRAGQGSSTGRLRTGQGSSAGRFQADEESSAGRFGGGPTPVATWSPGLTAVTAVLAAGFCALAVAVLATLSGGPLGVGALARFGPVWWQAGAATLGWVALVAVPVAVLVRGWRCWMGRQGAGPVSEPQGARIGRPRVGVPGEGGPAEEERSLRDRLPLVGGWLSGAGESGGVGGPPRGGLGGSAGDRASGSVGAGASGSARVGSGDDGSADSETRPPASGRKTPFKAPAPTKDRPGADRTGEKGAQVAAYGEDARYEALTQDIPYATYDHDTTFEPDDFPPSGPLSVPPPPEPRDEPDAPTAQKPPTAPAQEKASAEKKKPSAEKPLTKEPSAEKPLTEKPPVEKPLTEEPPVEKSSEPAPQEPPESPPNAP from the coding sequence ATGGCGAGCGTGATCGAGATGACCGCTCGTCGAACGCCCCTGCTGACGCGCATGCGCCGCCATTCGCCCGGCCTGGGCGCCAGCCTCTTCAGCGGTGCGGTGGCGGCTGGGCTGGGGCTCGGTGTGTTCGCCGTGATGGTGATCGCGCTGTGGATCAGCTCGCCGTACCCGGACAGCGGACCGGGCGGCGCGCTGCGGATCGCCTCCGTGCTGTGGCTGCTGGCGCACGGCGCCGAACTGGTCCGCACCGACACGCTCTCCGGCGTCCCCGCGCCGGTCGGTGTCACCCCGCTGCTGCTGCTCGCGCTGCCGGTGTGGCTGGTGCACCGGGCGGCACGGGACGCGGCTGCCGACGGGGGCGAGGGGGTGCCGCTGGTGTCGATCCGTACGGCGTGGGCGGGCGTCGTCCTCGGGTACCTCGGGGTCGGCCTGGCGGCCGCCGTGTACTCGGCCGGGGGCGAGCTGCAACCGTCCTGGCTGTGGACGGTGCTGCGGGTGCCCCTGGTCACGATGGCGGCGGCGGGTGTCGGCGTGTGGACGGCGTGCGAACGGCGGCCCGAGGTCGTGGACGGCCTGCTGCTCGTGCTCCCGGAACGCGTACGGAGGCTGGTGCCGGGAGCGGAGGGACGGGCCCGCGTCGGTACGGCGGCCCGGGCGGCCGGGGCGGGGGTCGCGGCGCTGGCCGCCGGCGGGGCGCTGCTGGTGGGCGGGGCACTGGTGTGGCACGGCGGTGCGGTGCGCGGGTCCTTCCTGGAGCTGACGCAGGGCTTGTCGGGGCGGTTCGCGGTGCTGCTGCTGTGCGCGGCGCTCGTGCCGAACGCGGCCGTGTGGGCGGCGGCGTACGCGCTGGGGCCGGGGTTCGTGCTCGGGTCGGGGCATGTCGTGGGGCCGCTGTCCTCGACGCCGGCGCCGTTGCTGCCGCCGTTCCCGCTGCTGGAGGCGGTACCGGAGACCGCCGTCGCCGGGCCGCTGCGGTGGGGCGTGGCCGTGGTGCCCATCGCGGCGGGCCTGGTGGTGGGGTGGTTCGCGGCGGGGTGGGGGGACGGGTTCCGTGAGCGGTCCGCAGACCCGGACACGTCCGCGACGCTTCGGATCCGGGCGGGGCACGGGTCGGCGACGGGCCGGGCACGGGCCGGGCAGGGGGCGGTCGAGGGCCGGTCGCGGGCCGGGCAGGGGTCTTCGACAGGCCGGTTGCGGACCGGACAGGGGTCCTCGGCAGGCCGGTTCCAGGCCGATGAGGAGTCCTCGGCCGGCCGCTTCGGGGGCGGGCCGACGCCGGTGGCGACCTGGTCACCCGGACTCACCGCCGTCACGGCCGTGCTGGCGGCCGGGTTCTGCGCGCTGGCGGTCGCAGTGCTGGCCACGCTGTCGGGCGGGCCGCTGGGCGTGGGGGCGCTGGCGCGGTTCGGGCCGGTGTGGTGGCAGGCCGGGGCGGCGACGCTGGGGTGGGTCGCGCTGGTGGCGGTTCCGGTGGCGGTGCTGGTGCGCGGCTGGCGGTGCTGGATGGGACGGCAGGGCGCAGGGCCGGTGAGTGAGCCGCAGGGCGCACGGATCGGCAGGCCTCGGGTGGGAGTGCCGGGGGAGGGCGGCCCGGCCGAGGAGGAGCGCTCGCTGCGGGATCGGCTGCCGTTGGTCGGCGGGTGGTTGTCGGGAGCGGGGGAGTCGGGCGGGGTGGGTGGACCGCCCCGGGGAGGGCTGGGTGGATCGGCCGGGGACCGGGCGAGCGGATCTGTTGGGGCTGGGGCGAGCGGATCGGCGAGGGTCGGATCGGGTGACGACGGGTCGGCGGACTCGGAGACGAGGCCTCCGGCCAGTGGCCGCAAGACGCCGTTCAAGGCGCCAGCGCCGACGAAGGACCGGCCCGGTGCCGACCGGACGGGCGAGAAGGGCGCTCAGGTGGCGGCGTACGGCGAGGACGCCAGGTACGAGGCCCTCACCCAGGACATCCCGTACGCGACGTACGACCACGACACGACCTTCGAGCCGGACGACTTCCCGCCGAGCGGACCGCTGTCGGTGCCCCCGCCCCCGGAACCGCGGGACGAACCCGACGCCCCGACCGCGCAGAAGCCACCGACGGCCCCGGCCCAGGAGAAGGCATCGGCCGAAAAGAAGAAGCCGTCCGCCGAGAAGCCGCTCACCAAGGAGCCGTCCGCCGAGAAACCCCTCACCGAGAAGCCGCCCGTCGAGAAGCCCCTCACCGAGGAGCCGCCCGTCGAGAAGTCCTCGGAACCAGCCCCCCAAGAGCCCCCGGAGTCACCTCCGAACGCCCCGTAG
- a CDS encoding VWA domain-containing protein: protein MTTEAMDPARERLRRWRMVLGGDDADGTGCALSGKDAAMDGALTALYGKGDKGTQSGRDRSAGLGASAPSVARWLGDIRKYFPSSVVQVMQRDAIDRLGLSTLLLEPEMLEAVEADVHLVGTLLSLNRAMPETTKETARAVVRKVVEDLEKRLASRTRATLTGALDRSARISRPRHHDIDWNRTIAANLKHYLPEYRTIVPERLIGYGRASQSVKKEVVLCIDQSGSMAASVVYASVFGAVLASMRSINTRLVVFDTSVVDLTDQLDDPVDVLFGTQLGGGTDINRALAYCQSQITRPAETVVVLISDLYEGGIRNEMLKRVAAMKASGVQFVALLALSDEGAPAYDREHAAALAALGAPAFACTPDLFPEVMAAAIEKRPIPVPDAV from the coding sequence ATGACGACCGAGGCGATGGACCCGGCCCGGGAGCGGCTGCGGCGATGGCGGATGGTGCTCGGCGGCGACGACGCGGACGGCACCGGCTGCGCGCTCTCCGGCAAGGACGCCGCGATGGACGGGGCGTTGACCGCGCTCTACGGGAAGGGGGACAAGGGGACGCAGTCGGGGAGGGACCGTTCGGCGGGGCTCGGGGCGTCGGCGCCGTCCGTGGCGCGGTGGCTCGGGGACATCCGGAAGTACTTCCCGTCCTCCGTCGTGCAGGTCATGCAGCGGGACGCCATCGACCGGCTCGGGCTGTCGACGCTGTTGCTGGAGCCGGAGATGCTGGAGGCGGTGGAGGCGGACGTGCACCTGGTCGGCACGCTGCTCTCGCTCAACCGGGCCATGCCGGAGACGACGAAGGAGACGGCGCGTGCCGTCGTGCGCAAGGTCGTCGAGGACCTGGAGAAGCGGCTCGCCAGCCGCACACGGGCCACGCTCACCGGCGCCCTCGACCGCAGTGCCCGGATCAGCCGGCCGCGCCACCACGACATCGACTGGAACCGCACCATCGCGGCCAACCTCAAGCACTATCTGCCGGAGTACCGGACGATCGTGCCGGAGCGGCTCATCGGGTACGGGCGGGCGTCGCAGTCCGTGAAGAAGGAGGTCGTGCTCTGCATCGACCAGTCCGGGTCGATGGCGGCGTCCGTGGTGTACGCGTCGGTGTTCGGGGCCGTGCTGGCGTCGATGCGGTCCATCAATACACGGCTGGTCGTGTTCGACACCTCCGTCGTCGATCTCACCGACCAGCTCGACGACCCCGTGGACGTCCTCTTCGGCACCCAGCTCGGCGGCGGCACGGACATCAACCGGGCGCTGGCGTACTGCCAGTCGCAGATCACCCGGCCCGCGGAGACGGTGGTCGTGCTGATCAGCGACCTGTACGAGGGCGGCATCCGCAACGAGATGCTCAAGCGGGTCGCCGCGATGAAGGCGTCGGGAGTGCAGTTCGTGGCGCTGCTGGCGCTGTCGGACGAAGGGGCGCCGGCGTACGACCGGGAACACGCGGCCGCGCTCGCCGCGTTGGGCGCACCGGCCTTCGCCTGTACGCCCGACCTGTTCCCGGAGGTGATGGCGGCGGCCATCGAGAAGCGGCCGATTCCGGTGCCCGACGCGGTCTGA
- a CDS encoding ATP-binding protein: protein MPVSVEPTSAEVAETEPTEALRPHAEDAFAHELAALAAQDDRPRPARWKLSPWAVATYLLGGTLADGTVITPKYVGPRRLVEVAVTTLATDRALLLLGVPGTAKTWVSEHLAAAVSGDSTLLVQGTAGTPEEAIRYGWNYAQLLAHGPSRDALVPSPVMRAMSEGMTARVEELTRIPADVQDTLITILSEKTLPIPELGQEVQAVRGFNLIATANDRDRGVNDLSSALRRRFNTVVLPLPASAEAEVDIVSRRVDQIGRSLDLPTVPDGIDEIHRVVTVFRELRDGVTSDGRTKLKSPSGTLSTAEAISVVTNGLALAAHFGDGVLRPGDVAAGILGAVVRDPAADRVIWQEYLEAVVRERDGWTDFYRACREVSV from the coding sequence ATGCCTGTGTCCGTAGAACCGACATCCGCCGAGGTGGCGGAGACGGAACCGACCGAGGCGTTGCGACCGCATGCCGAGGACGCCTTCGCCCATGAACTCGCCGCGCTGGCCGCGCAGGACGACCGTCCGCGTCCGGCCCGCTGGAAGCTGTCGCCGTGGGCCGTGGCCACATACCTGCTCGGCGGCACGCTGGCCGACGGCACGGTGATCACACCGAAGTACGTGGGCCCGCGGCGCCTCGTCGAGGTCGCTGTCACCACGCTGGCCACCGACCGCGCCCTGCTTCTGCTCGGTGTGCCCGGCACCGCGAAGACCTGGGTCTCCGAGCACCTGGCCGCGGCGGTCAGCGGCGACTCGACGCTGCTGGTGCAGGGCACGGCCGGCACCCCGGAGGAGGCGATCCGGTACGGCTGGAACTATGCGCAGCTGCTGGCGCACGGGCCGAGCCGTGATGCCCTCGTGCCGAGTCCCGTCATGCGGGCCATGTCGGAGGGGATGACGGCTCGGGTCGAGGAACTGACCCGTATTCCTGCCGACGTGCAGGACACGCTGATCACGATCCTGTCGGAGAAGACGCTGCCGATACCGGAGCTGGGACAGGAGGTGCAGGCGGTCCGAGGCTTCAACCTCATCGCCACGGCCAACGACCGCGACCGCGGGGTCAACGACCTCTCCAGCGCGCTGCGCCGCCGCTTCAACACGGTCGTGCTGCCGCTGCCGGCGAGCGCCGAGGCGGAGGTGGACATCGTCTCCCGCCGCGTCGACCAGATCGGCCGCTCGCTCGACCTGCCGACCGTGCCCGACGGCATCGACGAGATCCACCGTGTCGTCACCGTCTTCCGTGAGCTGCGCGACGGGGTCACCTCCGACGGCCGCACGAAGCTGAAGTCGCCCAGCGGCACGTTGTCGACGGCCGAGGCGATCTCCGTCGTCACCAACGGCCTTGCGCTGGCCGCCCACTTCGGTGACGGAGTGCTGCGTCCCGGCGATGTCGCCGCGGGCATTCTCGGCGCCGTCGTCCGCGACCCTGCCGCCGACCGCGTCATCTGGCAGGAGTACCTGGAGGCGGTCGTGCGCGAACGGGACGGCTGGACGGACTTCTACCGGGCTTGTCGAGAGGTGAGCGTGTGA
- the sucC gene encoding ADP-forming succinate--CoA ligase subunit beta, whose product MDLFEYQARDLFAKHDVPVLAGEVIDTPEAARAATERLGGKSVVKAQVKVGGRGKAGGVKLAANADEAVARATDILGMDIKGHTVHKVMIAETAPEILEEYYVSFLLDRANRTFLSIASVEGGMEIEEVAATRPEAVAKIAIDAIDGVDEAKAREIVEAAKFPAAVAGKVVNVLITLWDTFIKSDALLVEVNPLAKVASGDVIALDGKVSLDENAEFRHPEYEELHDKDAANPLEAAAKEKNLNYVKLDGEVGIIGNGAGLVMSTLDVVAYAGENHGGVKPANFLDIGGGASAQVMANGLEIILGDPDVKSVFVNVFGGITACDEVANGIVQALKLLEDRGENVSKPLVVRLDGNNAELGRQILTDANHPLVQRVDTMDGAADKAAELAHAAK is encoded by the coding sequence GTGGACCTGTTCGAGTACCAGGCGAGGGACCTCTTCGCCAAGCACGATGTACCGGTGCTGGCCGGTGAAGTCATCGACACGCCTGAGGCGGCCCGCGCAGCCACCGAGCGCCTCGGCGGCAAGTCTGTCGTCAAGGCCCAGGTGAAGGTCGGCGGCCGCGGCAAGGCCGGCGGCGTGAAGCTCGCCGCGAACGCGGACGAGGCCGTCGCCCGGGCGACCGACATCCTCGGCATGGACATCAAGGGCCACACGGTCCACAAGGTGATGATCGCCGAGACGGCCCCGGAGATCCTGGAGGAGTACTACGTCTCCTTCCTCCTGGACCGTGCCAACCGCACCTTCCTCTCCATCGCCTCGGTCGAGGGCGGCATGGAGATCGAGGAGGTGGCCGCCACCCGCCCGGAGGCCGTCGCCAAGATCGCGATCGACGCCATCGACGGCGTGGACGAGGCCAAGGCCCGCGAGATCGTCGAGGCCGCGAAGTTCCCGGCCGCGGTCGCGGGCAAGGTCGTCAACGTCCTGATCACGCTGTGGGACACCTTCATCAAGTCGGACGCCCTCCTCGTCGAGGTCAACCCGCTCGCGAAGGTCGCCTCCGGTGACGTCATCGCCCTCGACGGCAAGGTGTCGCTCGACGAGAACGCCGAGTTCCGCCACCCCGAGTACGAGGAGCTCCACGACAAGGACGCCGCCAACCCGCTCGAGGCGGCGGCCAAGGAGAAGAACCTCAACTACGTCAAGCTCGACGGTGAGGTCGGCATCATCGGAAACGGCGCGGGTCTCGTCATGAGCACCCTGGACGTCGTCGCCTACGCCGGTGAGAACCACGGCGGCGTCAAGCCCGCCAACTTCCTGGACATCGGCGGTGGCGCCTCCGCCCAGGTCATGGCGAACGGCCTCGAGATCATCCTCGGCGACCCGGACGTCAAGTCCGTCTTCGTCAACGTCTTCGGCGGCATCACCGCGTGCGACGAGGTCGCCAACGGCATCGTCCAGGCCCTCAAGCTCCTCGAGGACCGCGGCGAGAACGTCAGCAAGCCGCTCGTCGTCCGCCTCGACGGCAACAACGCCGAGCTCGGCCGGCAGATCCTCACCGACGCCAACCACCCGCTGGTCCAGCGCGTCGACACCATGGACGGCGCGGCCGACAAGGCCGCCGAACTGGCTCACGCCGCCAAGTAA
- the sucD gene encoding succinate--CoA ligase subunit alpha, translating into MAIWLNKDSKVIVQGMTGATGMKHTKLMLGDGTEVVGGVNPRKAGQTVDFDGTEVPVFGTVKEAIEKTGANVSVIFVPEKFTKDAVVEAIDAETPLAVVITEGIAVHDTAAFWAYAGKKGNKTRIIGPNCPGIITPGQSNVGIIPGDITKPGRIGLVSKSGTLTYQMMYELRDIGFSTAVGIGGDPIIGTTHIDALAAFQADPDTDLIVMIGEIGGDAEERAAAFIKDNVTKPVVGYVAGFTAPEGKTMGHAGAIVSGSSGTAQAKKEALEAAGVKVGKTPTETAKLAREILGG; encoded by the coding sequence ATGGCTATCTGGCTCAACAAGGACAGCAAGGTCATCGTCCAGGGCATGACCGGCGCCACGGGCATGAAGCACACCAAGCTCATGCTCGGTGACGGCACCGAGGTCGTGGGCGGCGTCAACCCGCGCAAGGCGGGTCAGACCGTGGACTTCGACGGCACCGAGGTACCGGTCTTCGGCACCGTCAAGGAGGCCATCGAGAAGACCGGCGCCAACGTCTCCGTCATCTTCGTGCCGGAGAAGTTCACCAAGGACGCGGTCGTCGAGGCCATCGACGCCGAGACCCCGCTGGCCGTCGTGATCACCGAGGGCATCGCCGTGCACGACACGGCCGCCTTCTGGGCGTACGCCGGCAAGAAGGGCAACAAGACCCGCATCATCGGCCCGAACTGCCCCGGCATCATCACTCCGGGCCAGTCGAACGTCGGCATCATCCCGGGCGACATCACGAAGCCGGGCCGTATCGGCCTGGTCTCGAAGTCCGGCACGCTGACGTACCAGATGATGTACGAGCTGCGTGACATCGGCTTCTCGACCGCCGTCGGCATCGGTGGCGACCCGATCATCGGCACCACGCACATCGACGCGCTCGCCGCGTTCCAGGCCGACCCCGACACCGACCTGATCGTCATGATCGGTGAGATCGGCGGCGACGCCGAGGAGCGCGCGGCCGCGTTCATCAAGGACAACGTGACGAAGCCGGTCGTCGGCTACGTCGCGGGCTTCACCGCGCCCGAGGGCAAGACCATGGGTCACGCCGGCGCCATCGTGTCCGGTTCCTCCGGCACGGCGCAGGCGAAGAAGGAGGCCCTGGAGGCCGCGGGCGTCAAGGTCGGCAAGACCCCGACCGAGACGGCGAAGCTGGCCCGCGAGATCCTGGGCGGCTGA
- a CDS encoding helix-turn-helix domain-containing protein → MTQTSAVPLPPPEERRRLREAGALTQAQVAERVGVSRETVRAWESGRTAPRGRRRDAYAQLLWSIADKTGGQEPEEVHDMTALQYLAESTATAPGPPPERPAESRLTPAQAFDALYAFCAPALVRQTFLLTGRRELARESVERAFQNAWQRWPEVARDRDPAGWVRAAAYEFALSPWHRFRPRYRHPEPPPSDAFDRALLDVLLQLPPPQRRTLVLYDGVGLDLPETAAETEASTRAAAKRLMNARTAVAARLPDLSDPSALHRRLAELASTERLRAAKPMVVRDGGERRARFWTRAAIAFTVALIGTTALTLRTAPTHYEPPVPPGSTVRGVPPRMAPGPLSEKERELREKLRKQLQSGPERLLPQVT, encoded by the coding sequence GTGACGCAGACCTCCGCAGTCCCGCTCCCTCCGCCCGAGGAACGCCGACGCCTGCGTGAGGCCGGTGCATTGACGCAGGCTCAGGTCGCGGAACGGGTGGGCGTGAGCCGCGAGACGGTACGCGCGTGGGAGAGCGGCCGCACGGCACCGCGGGGCCGAAGGAGGGACGCGTACGCACAACTGCTGTGGTCCATCGCCGACAAGACGGGGGGTCAGGAGCCCGAGGAAGTACATGACATGACGGCACTTCAGTACCTGGCCGAGAGCACGGCGACGGCCCCCGGACCCCCGCCCGAGCGGCCCGCCGAGAGCCGGCTCACTCCCGCCCAGGCCTTCGACGCCCTCTACGCCTTCTGCGCCCCCGCCCTCGTACGGCAGACCTTCCTGCTGACCGGGCGCCGCGAGCTCGCCCGTGAGTCGGTCGAGCGGGCCTTCCAGAACGCCTGGCAGCGCTGGCCCGAGGTGGCCCGGGACCGCGACCCGGCGGGCTGGGTGCGGGCGGCGGCGTACGAGTTCGCGCTCTCCCCCTGGCACCGGTTCCGCCCCCGCTACCGGCACCCCGAACCGCCGCCCTCCGACGCGTTCGACCGCGCCCTGCTGGACGTGCTCCTCCAACTGCCGCCGCCCCAGCGCCGCACGCTCGTCCTCTACGACGGTGTCGGCCTGGACCTGCCCGAGACGGCGGCCGAGACGGAGGCGAGCACACGGGCGGCCGCGAAGCGCCTCATGAACGCGCGCACCGCGGTCGCCGCCCGGCTGCCGGACCTGTCCGACCCCTCCGCGCTCCACCGGCGCCTTGCCGAACTGGCCTCCACGGAGCGGCTGCGCGCCGCCAAGCCGATGGTGGTGCGCGACGGCGGCGAACGCCGGGCCCGCTTCTGGACCCGGGCCGCGATCGCCTTCACCGTGGCGCTCATCGGCACCACGGCACTGACACTGCGGACGGCTCCCACGCACTACGAGCCACCGGTGCCGCCGGGCTCCACGGTGCGGGGTGTGCCGCCGAGGATGGCGCCGGGGCCGTTGTCGGAGAAGGAGCGGGAGCTGCGGGAGAAGCTGCGCAAGCAGCTGCAGTCCGGCCCGGAACGGCTCCTGCCGCAGGTCACATGA